In Macrobrachium nipponense isolate FS-2020 chromosome 30, ASM1510439v2, whole genome shotgun sequence, a genomic segment contains:
- the LOC135202514 gene encoding mitogen-activated protein kinase kinase kinase 13-like isoform X11 encodes MKMDFILRRRHKSMLRMEEELHNLQLHSQRSTPLEPPACLQQDGGEGGGDTSPDSPNGVQIHYRDGQRINWFEGIIGCLRPVWTILGKAALSEKQSQSADNWEIPFEEVSNLQWLGSGAQGAVFRGQLRGSWVAIKKVREKKETDIQHLRKLNHPNIVQFMGVCTAAPCYCIVMEYCPYGALYNLLKDGRDIPPDRVANWAKEIASGMNYLHQHKIIHRDLKSPNVLIGSNQEVKISDFGTCREWNDVSTRMSFAGTLAWMAPEVIRNEPCNEKVDIWSFGVVLWELLTCEIPYRDVDNSAIIYGVGSNSLHLPIPSTCPDGFRLIVQMCWNNKPRNRPSFKYILMHLDIAAVEIRSTPPETYFKTQMSWKAEIRQQMASMNSRGSHIPHMEEDLVKRRHDELKHAQDIREHWERKLVIANDLYLELSAAMLQLEQREKELLKSSSRREHANQIHKGKRRIVRPLIKAQERLHARKSGQFTSSNPTSPEAPTSNTLPPKLTSQNRSKKPLYTEMGSNNVPLSTTRPASLHVTQTHSRISSPSHGGGTGGDTNQETEFVRSSSRRRRHQRNKSHGGVVAYISSSPRHSPVVDRRGYSLSPSQERVPVLVDSGTQTDHMDMSETDTSPIKTPGPHKPSTLPLQSEEKDTGESNPPCGHTALETSPNGNTIPEQSPCCEHCPRQQYRRFTSTDSNDSNKNFPISDPVVARLSEGRQKYTIEETLQILNNNEDDVDILHQLGDKWDAIERVLADKKALPNGYVRVKHSPLRVFDKCIPENGFPESTSLDIVQSKLEGMSQSQSSNATNETEEEEKHSSLDQDILNRNSDMVASSEIDSSHDSVGHEVSASEEEDEDEDDCDDGSLDGHYQIKRRCFMRRPIPRSKNHRSVCMTRSIQSTQSSEGGVSEDEAGPSARGLFYTRRIGLHDGRFPLRLMNGRAASNDSDTSDSDEEEDNEEEDAISVKAAIPNTLVDISKPSATEILDS; translated from the exons ATGAAAATGGACTTTATATTACGTAGACGCCACAAGAG CATGCTGCGGATGGAAGAGGAGCTCCACAACCTTCAACTTCATTCGCAGAGATCGACGCCCTTGGAACCCCCGGCTTGCCTCCAGCAGGATGGAggtgagggagggggagacaCAAGCCCAGATTCCCCCAACGGAGTCCAAATACACTACAGAGACGGCCAGAGAATCAACTGGTTCGAGGGTATCATCGGCTGCCTGCGACCAGTGTGGACCATCCTCGGCAAGGCAGCTCTGAGCGAGAAACAGTCACAGT CAGCCGACAACTGGGAGATCCCTTTCGAAGAAGTGTCAAATCTTCAGTGGCTAGGATCTGGCGCCCAGGGTGCCGTTTTTCGTGGTCAACTCCGGGGGAGCTGGGTCGCCATTAAGAAAGTTCgggaaaagaaagaaactgacATTCAGCATCTTCGCAAACTTAATCATCCCAACATTGTCCAGTTCAT GGGTGTTTGCACAGCTGCACCTTGTTACTGCATCGTTATGGAATACTGCCCCTATGGCGCCCTTTACAACCTCCTGAAGGATGGAAGGGACATACCTCCTGACAGGGTAGCCAACTGGGCCAAGGAAATTGCCTCCGGTATGAACTACTTGCACCAACACAAGATCATCCACAGGGATCTCAAAAGCCCCAA TGTTTTAATTGGAAGCAACCAGGAAGTGAAGATCAGTGACTTTGGTACGTGTCGTGAGTGGAATGATGTCAGTACCAGAATGAGCTTTGCTGGAACCTTGGCCTGGATGGCCCCAGAAGTTATCCGAAACGAACCCTGCAATGAGAAAGTGGATATATG GTCCTTTGGTGTCGTTTTGTGGGAACTGCTGACATGTGAGATTCCATATAGAGATGTGGATAACTCAGCCATCATATATGGTGTTGGTTCCAATTCCCTACATCTTCCTATTCCAAGTACCTGTCCAGATGGATTCAGACTGATTGTTCAGATGTGCTGGAATAATAAGCCAAGGAACAGACCATCCTTCAAATACATTCTGATGCATCTTGACATAGCAGCTGTTGAAATTCGTAGCACACCTCCTGAAACATACTTCAAAACTCAG ATGTCATGGAAAGCAGAAATTCGGCAGCAAATGGCCTCGATGAATTCCAGAGGATCGCACATTCCTCACATGGAGGAGGACTTGGTTAAACGACGGCACGATGAACTGAAGCATGCACAG GACATCCGAGAGCACTGGGAACGAAAACTGGTGATAGCCAATGATTTGTACTTAGAACTCTCAGCAGCTATGCTACAACTTGAACAGCGGGAGAAGGAGTTACTAAA GTCCTCTTCCAGGCGGGAGCATGCGAATCAGATTCACAAAGGTAAACGGAGAATAGTTCGACCTTTGATAAAAGCACAAGAACGCCTCCATGCGCGGAAAAGCGGTCAGTTCACCTCTTCCAATCCAACCAGTCCAGAAGCACCAACAAGCAATACGCTGCCTCCGAAACTAACTTCA CAAAATCGCTCCAAGAAACCATTATACACTGAAATGGGGAGCAACAATGTTCCGCTGTCAACAACTCGTCCAGCATCATTGCATGTCACTCAGACCCATAGTAGAATTTCCTCTCCATCTCATGGGGGAGGGACAGGAGGGGATACAAATCAGGAAACAGAGTTCGTTCGGAGTTCGAGTAGGCGCCGTCGTCATCAGAGAAATAAAAGTCATGGAGGGGTTGTGGCTTATATAAGTTCCAGCCCCAGACATAGTCCCGTGGTTGATAGAAGA GGTTATAGCCTAAGTCCAAGCCAAGAAAGAGTACCTGTACTTGTGGATTCAGGCACTCAAACAGACCATATGGACATGAGCGAAACAGATACCTCACCAATAAAGACACCAGGGCCACACAAACCGTCCACGCTTCCTCTTCAGTCGGAGGAAAAGGATACTGGAGAAAGCAACCCTCCGTGTGGCCACACAGCGCTTGAAACTAGTCCTAATGGCAATACAATTCCAGAGCAAAGTCCTTGCTGTGAACATTGTCCCAGACAGCAGTATCGGCGATTTACCTCAACTGATTCCAACGACTCAAATAAAAATTTCCCCATTTCAGACCCAGTTGTAGCTAGGTTAAGCGAAGGTAGACAGAAGTACACTATTGAAGAAACTCTACAGATTCtcaataataatgaagatgatgTAGACATTCTTCATCAACTTGGTGACAAGTGGGATGCTATAGAGAGAGTGCTCGCGGATAAAAAGGCATTGCCAAATGGCTACGTACGAGTGAAGCACAGTCCACTGAGAGTGTTCGATAAGTGTATTCCAGAAAATGGCTTCCCCGAATCAACTTCGTTGGACATTGTTCAGTCCAAATTAGAGGGAATGTCACAAAGTCAGTCTTCAAATGCTACAAATGAaactgaagaggaagaaaaacacTCAAGTCTTGACCAGGATATCCTTAACAGAAATTCTGACATGGTTGCATCAAGTGAAATTGATTCTAGTCACGATTCAGTTGGTCACGAAGTATCAGCATCTGAAGAAgaggatgaagatgaagatgactgTGATGATGGATCTCTAGACGGCCACTACCAAATAAAACGCAGATG CTTCATGCGTCGTCCAATACCGAGAAGTAAGAATCATCGTTCAGTGTGTATGACTCGCTCCATTCAGAGCACCCAAAGCTCGGAGGGAGGTGTATCAGAAGATGAGGCCGGGCCATCAGCTAGAGGACTTTTCTACACTCGCAGGATTGGTCTTCATGATGGTCGATTTCCTTTACGGTTAATG AATGGCAGAGCTGCATCCAATGACAGTGATACCTCTGATTCAGATGAAGAAGAGGACAATGAAGAGGAGGATGCCATCAGCGTCAAGGCAGCAATACCTAACACCCTTGTAGACATCAGTAAACCTAGTGCAACTGAAATCCTTGAcagttaa
- the LOC135202514 gene encoding mitogen-activated protein kinase kinase kinase 13-like isoform X5, with the protein MSDTERMQSGLVLGEGESGGVVVDPSQASPSLLAPPTDDKEDAFSTSMISCSTDRDEMDFRKSMLRMEEELHNLQLHSQRSTPLEPPACLQQDGGEGGGDTSPDSPNGVQIHYRDGQRINWFEGIIGCLRPVWTILGKAALSEKQSQSDNWEIPFEEVSNLQWLGSGAQGAVFRGQLRGSWVAIKKVREKKETDIQHLRKLNHPNIVQFMGVCTAAPCYCIVMEYCPYGALYNLLKDGRDIPPDRVANWAKEIASGMNYLHQHKIIHRDLKSPNVLIGSNQEVKISDFGTCREWNDVSTRMSFAGTLAWMAPEVIRNEPCNEKVDIWSFGVVLWELLTCEIPYRDVDNSAIIYGVGSNSLHLPIPSTCPDGFRLIVQMCWNNKPRNRPSFKYILMHLDIAAVEIRSTPPETYFKTQMSWKAEIRQQMASMNSRGSHIPHMEEDLVKRRHDELKHAQDIREHWERKLVIANDLYLELSAAMLQLEQREKELLKREHANQIHKGKRRIVRPLIKAQERLHARKSGQFTSSNPTSPEAPTSNTLPPKLTSQNRSKKPLYTEMGSNNVPLSTTRPASLHVTQTHSRISSPSHGGGTGGDTNQETEFVRSSSRRRRHQRNKSHGGVVAYISSSPRHSPVVDRRGYSLSPSQERVPVLVDSGTQTDHMDMSETDTSPIKTPGPHKPSTLPLQSEEKDTGESNPPCGHTALETSPNGNTIPEQSPCCEHCPRQQYRRFTSTDSNDSNKNFPISDPVVARLSEGRQKYTIEETLQILNNNEDDVDILHQLGDKWDAIERVLADKKALPNGYVRVKHSPLRVFDKCIPENGFPESTSLDIVQSKLEGMSQSQSSNATNETEEEEKHSSLDQDILNRNSDMVASSEIDSSHDSVGHEVSASEEEDEDEDDCDDGSLDGHYQIKRRCFMRRPIPRSKNHRSVCMTRSIQSTQSSEGGVSEDEAGPSARGLFYTRRIGLHDGRFPLRLMNGRAASNDSDTSDSDEEEDNEEEDAISVKAAIPNTLVDISKPSATEILDS; encoded by the exons CATGCTGCGGATGGAAGAGGAGCTCCACAACCTTCAACTTCATTCGCAGAGATCGACGCCCTTGGAACCCCCGGCTTGCCTCCAGCAGGATGGAggtgagggagggggagacaCAAGCCCAGATTCCCCCAACGGAGTCCAAATACACTACAGAGACGGCCAGAGAATCAACTGGTTCGAGGGTATCATCGGCTGCCTGCGACCAGTGTGGACCATCCTCGGCAAGGCAGCTCTGAGCGAGAAACAGTCACAGT CCGACAACTGGGAGATCCCTTTCGAAGAAGTGTCAAATCTTCAGTGGCTAGGATCTGGCGCCCAGGGTGCCGTTTTTCGTGGTCAACTCCGGGGGAGCTGGGTCGCCATTAAGAAAGTTCgggaaaagaaagaaactgacATTCAGCATCTTCGCAAACTTAATCATCCCAACATTGTCCAGTTCAT GGGTGTTTGCACAGCTGCACCTTGTTACTGCATCGTTATGGAATACTGCCCCTATGGCGCCCTTTACAACCTCCTGAAGGATGGAAGGGACATACCTCCTGACAGGGTAGCCAACTGGGCCAAGGAAATTGCCTCCGGTATGAACTACTTGCACCAACACAAGATCATCCACAGGGATCTCAAAAGCCCCAA TGTTTTAATTGGAAGCAACCAGGAAGTGAAGATCAGTGACTTTGGTACGTGTCGTGAGTGGAATGATGTCAGTACCAGAATGAGCTTTGCTGGAACCTTGGCCTGGATGGCCCCAGAAGTTATCCGAAACGAACCCTGCAATGAGAAAGTGGATATATG GTCCTTTGGTGTCGTTTTGTGGGAACTGCTGACATGTGAGATTCCATATAGAGATGTGGATAACTCAGCCATCATATATGGTGTTGGTTCCAATTCCCTACATCTTCCTATTCCAAGTACCTGTCCAGATGGATTCAGACTGATTGTTCAGATGTGCTGGAATAATAAGCCAAGGAACAGACCATCCTTCAAATACATTCTGATGCATCTTGACATAGCAGCTGTTGAAATTCGTAGCACACCTCCTGAAACATACTTCAAAACTCAG ATGTCATGGAAAGCAGAAATTCGGCAGCAAATGGCCTCGATGAATTCCAGAGGATCGCACATTCCTCACATGGAGGAGGACTTGGTTAAACGACGGCACGATGAACTGAAGCATGCACAG GACATCCGAGAGCACTGGGAACGAAAACTGGTGATAGCCAATGATTTGTACTTAGAACTCTCAGCAGCTATGCTACAACTTGAACAGCGGGAGAAGGAGTTACTAAA GCGGGAGCATGCGAATCAGATTCACAAAGGTAAACGGAGAATAGTTCGACCTTTGATAAAAGCACAAGAACGCCTCCATGCGCGGAAAAGCGGTCAGTTCACCTCTTCCAATCCAACCAGTCCAGAAGCACCAACAAGCAATACGCTGCCTCCGAAACTAACTTCA CAAAATCGCTCCAAGAAACCATTATACACTGAAATGGGGAGCAACAATGTTCCGCTGTCAACAACTCGTCCAGCATCATTGCATGTCACTCAGACCCATAGTAGAATTTCCTCTCCATCTCATGGGGGAGGGACAGGAGGGGATACAAATCAGGAAACAGAGTTCGTTCGGAGTTCGAGTAGGCGCCGTCGTCATCAGAGAAATAAAAGTCATGGAGGGGTTGTGGCTTATATAAGTTCCAGCCCCAGACATAGTCCCGTGGTTGATAGAAGA GGTTATAGCCTAAGTCCAAGCCAAGAAAGAGTACCTGTACTTGTGGATTCAGGCACTCAAACAGACCATATGGACATGAGCGAAACAGATACCTCACCAATAAAGACACCAGGGCCACACAAACCGTCCACGCTTCCTCTTCAGTCGGAGGAAAAGGATACTGGAGAAAGCAACCCTCCGTGTGGCCACACAGCGCTTGAAACTAGTCCTAATGGCAATACAATTCCAGAGCAAAGTCCTTGCTGTGAACATTGTCCCAGACAGCAGTATCGGCGATTTACCTCAACTGATTCCAACGACTCAAATAAAAATTTCCCCATTTCAGACCCAGTTGTAGCTAGGTTAAGCGAAGGTAGACAGAAGTACACTATTGAAGAAACTCTACAGATTCtcaataataatgaagatgatgTAGACATTCTTCATCAACTTGGTGACAAGTGGGATGCTATAGAGAGAGTGCTCGCGGATAAAAAGGCATTGCCAAATGGCTACGTACGAGTGAAGCACAGTCCACTGAGAGTGTTCGATAAGTGTATTCCAGAAAATGGCTTCCCCGAATCAACTTCGTTGGACATTGTTCAGTCCAAATTAGAGGGAATGTCACAAAGTCAGTCTTCAAATGCTACAAATGAaactgaagaggaagaaaaacacTCAAGTCTTGACCAGGATATCCTTAACAGAAATTCTGACATGGTTGCATCAAGTGAAATTGATTCTAGTCACGATTCAGTTGGTCACGAAGTATCAGCATCTGAAGAAgaggatgaagatgaagatgactgTGATGATGGATCTCTAGACGGCCACTACCAAATAAAACGCAGATG CTTCATGCGTCGTCCAATACCGAGAAGTAAGAATCATCGTTCAGTGTGTATGACTCGCTCCATTCAGAGCACCCAAAGCTCGGAGGGAGGTGTATCAGAAGATGAGGCCGGGCCATCAGCTAGAGGACTTTTCTACACTCGCAGGATTGGTCTTCATGATGGTCGATTTCCTTTACGGTTAATG AATGGCAGAGCTGCATCCAATGACAGTGATACCTCTGATTCAGATGAAGAAGAGGACAATGAAGAGGAGGATGCCATCAGCGTCAAGGCAGCAATACCTAACACCCTTGTAGACATCAGTAAACCTAGTGCAACTGAAATCCTTGAcagttaa
- the LOC135202514 gene encoding mitogen-activated protein kinase kinase kinase 13-like isoform X10, with protein sequence MQSGLVLGEGESGGVVVDPSQASPSLLAPPTDDKEDAFSTSMLRMEEELHNLQLHSQRSTPLEPPACLQQDGGEGGGDTSPDSPNGVQIHYRDGQRINWFEGIIGCLRPVWTILGKAALSEKQSQSADNWEIPFEEVSNLQWLGSGAQGAVFRGQLRGSWVAIKKVREKKETDIQHLRKLNHPNIVQFMGVCTAAPCYCIVMEYCPYGALYNLLKDGRDIPPDRVANWAKEIASGMNYLHQHKIIHRDLKSPNVLIGSNQEVKISDFGTCREWNDVSTRMSFAGTLAWMAPEVIRNEPCNEKVDIWSFGVVLWELLTCEIPYRDVDNSAIIYGVGSNSLHLPIPSTCPDGFRLIVQMCWNNKPRNRPSFKYILMHLDIAAVEIRSTPPETYFKTQMSWKAEIRQQMASMNSRGSHIPHMEEDLVKRRHDELKHAQDIREHWERKLVIANDLYLELSAAMLQLEQREKELLKSSSRREHANQIHKGKRRIVRPLIKAQERLHARKSGQFTSSNPTSPEAPTSNTLPPKLTSQNRSKKPLYTEMGSNNVPLSTTRPASLHVTQTHSRISSPSHGGGTGGDTNQETEFVRSSSRRRRHQRNKSHGGVVAYISSSPRHSPVVDRRGYSLSPSQERVPVLVDSGTQTDHMDMSETDTSPIKTPGPHKPSTLPLQSEEKDTGESNPPCGHTALETSPNGNTIPEQSPCCEHCPRQQYRRFTSTDSNDSNKNFPISDPVVARLSEGRQKYTIEETLQILNNNEDDVDILHQLGDKWDAIERVLADKKALPNGYVRVKHSPLRVFDKCIPENGFPESTSLDIVQSKLEGMSQSQSSNATNETEEEEKHSSLDQDILNRNSDMVASSEIDSSHDSVGHEVSASEEEDEDEDDCDDGSLDGHYQIKRRCFMRRPIPRSKNHRSVCMTRSIQSTQSSEGGVSEDEAGPSARGLFYTRRIGLHDGRFPLRLMNGRAASNDSDTSDSDEEEDNEEEDAISVKAAIPNTLVDISKPSATEILDS encoded by the exons CATGCTGCGGATGGAAGAGGAGCTCCACAACCTTCAACTTCATTCGCAGAGATCGACGCCCTTGGAACCCCCGGCTTGCCTCCAGCAGGATGGAggtgagggagggggagacaCAAGCCCAGATTCCCCCAACGGAGTCCAAATACACTACAGAGACGGCCAGAGAATCAACTGGTTCGAGGGTATCATCGGCTGCCTGCGACCAGTGTGGACCATCCTCGGCAAGGCAGCTCTGAGCGAGAAACAGTCACAGT CAGCCGACAACTGGGAGATCCCTTTCGAAGAAGTGTCAAATCTTCAGTGGCTAGGATCTGGCGCCCAGGGTGCCGTTTTTCGTGGTCAACTCCGGGGGAGCTGGGTCGCCATTAAGAAAGTTCgggaaaagaaagaaactgacATTCAGCATCTTCGCAAACTTAATCATCCCAACATTGTCCAGTTCAT GGGTGTTTGCACAGCTGCACCTTGTTACTGCATCGTTATGGAATACTGCCCCTATGGCGCCCTTTACAACCTCCTGAAGGATGGAAGGGACATACCTCCTGACAGGGTAGCCAACTGGGCCAAGGAAATTGCCTCCGGTATGAACTACTTGCACCAACACAAGATCATCCACAGGGATCTCAAAAGCCCCAA TGTTTTAATTGGAAGCAACCAGGAAGTGAAGATCAGTGACTTTGGTACGTGTCGTGAGTGGAATGATGTCAGTACCAGAATGAGCTTTGCTGGAACCTTGGCCTGGATGGCCCCAGAAGTTATCCGAAACGAACCCTGCAATGAGAAAGTGGATATATG GTCCTTTGGTGTCGTTTTGTGGGAACTGCTGACATGTGAGATTCCATATAGAGATGTGGATAACTCAGCCATCATATATGGTGTTGGTTCCAATTCCCTACATCTTCCTATTCCAAGTACCTGTCCAGATGGATTCAGACTGATTGTTCAGATGTGCTGGAATAATAAGCCAAGGAACAGACCATCCTTCAAATACATTCTGATGCATCTTGACATAGCAGCTGTTGAAATTCGTAGCACACCTCCTGAAACATACTTCAAAACTCAG ATGTCATGGAAAGCAGAAATTCGGCAGCAAATGGCCTCGATGAATTCCAGAGGATCGCACATTCCTCACATGGAGGAGGACTTGGTTAAACGACGGCACGATGAACTGAAGCATGCACAG GACATCCGAGAGCACTGGGAACGAAAACTGGTGATAGCCAATGATTTGTACTTAGAACTCTCAGCAGCTATGCTACAACTTGAACAGCGGGAGAAGGAGTTACTAAA GTCCTCTTCCAGGCGGGAGCATGCGAATCAGATTCACAAAGGTAAACGGAGAATAGTTCGACCTTTGATAAAAGCACAAGAACGCCTCCATGCGCGGAAAAGCGGTCAGTTCACCTCTTCCAATCCAACCAGTCCAGAAGCACCAACAAGCAATACGCTGCCTCCGAAACTAACTTCA CAAAATCGCTCCAAGAAACCATTATACACTGAAATGGGGAGCAACAATGTTCCGCTGTCAACAACTCGTCCAGCATCATTGCATGTCACTCAGACCCATAGTAGAATTTCCTCTCCATCTCATGGGGGAGGGACAGGAGGGGATACAAATCAGGAAACAGAGTTCGTTCGGAGTTCGAGTAGGCGCCGTCGTCATCAGAGAAATAAAAGTCATGGAGGGGTTGTGGCTTATATAAGTTCCAGCCCCAGACATAGTCCCGTGGTTGATAGAAGA GGTTATAGCCTAAGTCCAAGCCAAGAAAGAGTACCTGTACTTGTGGATTCAGGCACTCAAACAGACCATATGGACATGAGCGAAACAGATACCTCACCAATAAAGACACCAGGGCCACACAAACCGTCCACGCTTCCTCTTCAGTCGGAGGAAAAGGATACTGGAGAAAGCAACCCTCCGTGTGGCCACACAGCGCTTGAAACTAGTCCTAATGGCAATACAATTCCAGAGCAAAGTCCTTGCTGTGAACATTGTCCCAGACAGCAGTATCGGCGATTTACCTCAACTGATTCCAACGACTCAAATAAAAATTTCCCCATTTCAGACCCAGTTGTAGCTAGGTTAAGCGAAGGTAGACAGAAGTACACTATTGAAGAAACTCTACAGATTCtcaataataatgaagatgatgTAGACATTCTTCATCAACTTGGTGACAAGTGGGATGCTATAGAGAGAGTGCTCGCGGATAAAAAGGCATTGCCAAATGGCTACGTACGAGTGAAGCACAGTCCACTGAGAGTGTTCGATAAGTGTATTCCAGAAAATGGCTTCCCCGAATCAACTTCGTTGGACATTGTTCAGTCCAAATTAGAGGGAATGTCACAAAGTCAGTCTTCAAATGCTACAAATGAaactgaagaggaagaaaaacacTCAAGTCTTGACCAGGATATCCTTAACAGAAATTCTGACATGGTTGCATCAAGTGAAATTGATTCTAGTCACGATTCAGTTGGTCACGAAGTATCAGCATCTGAAGAAgaggatgaagatgaagatgactgTGATGATGGATCTCTAGACGGCCACTACCAAATAAAACGCAGATG CTTCATGCGTCGTCCAATACCGAGAAGTAAGAATCATCGTTCAGTGTGTATGACTCGCTCCATTCAGAGCACCCAAAGCTCGGAGGGAGGTGTATCAGAAGATGAGGCCGGGCCATCAGCTAGAGGACTTTTCTACACTCGCAGGATTGGTCTTCATGATGGTCGATTTCCTTTACGGTTAATG AATGGCAGAGCTGCATCCAATGACAGTGATACCTCTGATTCAGATGAAGAAGAGGACAATGAAGAGGAGGATGCCATCAGCGTCAAGGCAGCAATACCTAACACCCTTGTAGACATCAGTAAACCTAGTGCAACTGAAATCCTTGAcagttaa